In Flavobacterium sp. WV_118_3, one DNA window encodes the following:
- a CDS encoding DUF3078 domain-containing protein has product MKITPYLIGLLFILAIPKSNAQDVVRTTIPDTTSYWHKKNSIGLDFSQIAFINWSVGGNNSISGLLKGAFLRNYVKGNVKWKNELIVRYGVNKQEERELRKTDDAIQLNSTFGYRHDSISNWYHSAKLNFNTQFTSGYAYPNTDLAISKAFAPAYLFLGVGAEYSNKEQKLNAYFSPLTQKTTLVLDQRLADQGAFGVDKAVYDEAGNLITHGKRSRTEVGILVTNQWKSEIYKNIFLDHRLSLYTDYINRFGNIDVDWQLQLDLVVNEYVKANIGTNLVYDDDIKSKKEIDGVQVTQGPKIQFKQLLGIGLSYTF; this is encoded by the coding sequence ATGAAGATTACTCCGTATCTAATCGGATTACTTTTTATTTTAGCCATTCCAAAAAGTAATGCACAAGACGTAGTAAGAACTACAATTCCCGACACCACCTCCTATTGGCACAAAAAAAACAGCATCGGACTTGATTTTAGCCAAATCGCATTTATCAACTGGAGTGTTGGAGGAAACAACTCTATTTCAGGCCTTTTAAAGGGTGCTTTTTTACGAAACTATGTCAAAGGCAATGTGAAGTGGAAAAACGAACTAATCGTACGCTATGGCGTTAATAAGCAGGAAGAACGCGAACTCCGCAAGACCGATGACGCGATTCAGCTGAATTCGACTTTTGGTTACCGTCACGACAGTATTTCAAACTGGTACCACAGTGCCAAACTAAATTTCAACACGCAATTTACCAGCGGATATGCCTATCCGAATACTGATCTGGCGATTTCCAAAGCCTTTGCTCCCGCCTATTTATTTCTGGGTGTCGGAGCCGAGTATTCTAATAAAGAACAAAAGCTAAATGCTTATTTCTCCCCTTTAACCCAGAAAACTACTTTAGTATTGGATCAGCGTTTAGCCGATCAGGGTGCTTTTGGGGTCGACAAAGCGGTATATGACGAAGCCGGAAACCTGATTACTCACGGTAAACGATCGCGAACCGAAGTCGGTATTTTAGTTACCAACCAATGGAAAAGTGAGATTTACAAGAATATCTTCCTCGACCATCGTTTAAGTCTTTATACCGATTATATAAACAGATTCGGCAATATTGATGTCGACTGGCAATTACAACTGGACCTTGTCGTTAACGAATATGTCAAAGCCAATATCGGGACCAATCTCGTTTATGACGATGATATCAAATCGAAAAAAGAGATCGACGGCGTACAGGTTACCCAAGGGCCTAAAATTCAGTTTAAACAACTGTTAGGAATCGGTTTGAGTTACACCTTTTAA
- a CDS encoding 1-deoxy-D-xylulose-5-phosphate synthase, with the protein MAAKLLPNILSPTDLRKLPVEQLPVLAQELREFIIDIVSTKEGHLGASLGVVELTIALHYVFNTPDDQLVWDVGHQAYGHKILTERAAVFHTNRQLGGISGFPNRNESIYDTFGVGHSSTAISAALGMAIASQLKGKTEKQHIAVVGDASIASGMAFEGLNHAGVTDANLLVILNDNAIGIDPSVGALKAYLTSVKDGSNPRDNNMIRSLNFDYSGPIDGHDIPLLIKELIRLKDKKGPKFLHITTTKGKGLEQAEKDQVRYHAPGKFDKTTGEIIPRPEENLPPKFQDVFGLTLVELARQNERIIGITPAMPTGSSLKFMMDEIPDRAFDVGIAEQHAVTLAAGMTTQGMVVFCNIYSTFLQRAYDQVIHDVALQNLPVIFCLDRAGLVGEDGATHQGVFDITYLNCIPNLILFAPINEIELRNGMYTAQLGLDHPIAIRYPRGRGYIQNWQLPFEKIEIGKARRLSKGRKIAILSTGTIGNNVLQALEQTENRDLFSHYHFPFIKPLDIDTLKEICNSHEQLITIEDGSVLGGFGSTIATFMSIHYTGLSVKILGIPDEFIEHGTVIEQQRKCKIDINSLITIFSSY; encoded by the coding sequence ATGGCAGCAAAACTATTACCAAACATACTATCTCCCACCGATTTACGCAAGCTCCCTGTTGAGCAACTTCCGGTTCTGGCACAAGAACTACGGGAGTTTATCATCGATATCGTATCGACAAAGGAAGGCCATTTGGGTGCGAGTTTAGGCGTTGTAGAGCTGACCATAGCCCTACATTATGTTTTTAACACTCCGGATGATCAACTGGTATGGGACGTCGGACATCAGGCCTACGGTCATAAAATCCTGACCGAGCGTGCCGCGGTATTCCACACCAACCGCCAATTGGGTGGTATTTCCGGTTTCCCGAATCGCAATGAGAGTATTTACGATACTTTTGGCGTAGGACATTCCTCCACGGCTATTTCGGCCGCTTTGGGAATGGCAATTGCTTCCCAACTAAAAGGCAAAACCGAAAAACAACATATCGCTGTAGTTGGCGATGCTTCGATTGCCTCGGGAATGGCTTTTGAAGGTTTAAACCACGCCGGTGTGACCGATGCCAATTTACTGGTAATTTTAAACGATAACGCTATTGGGATTGACCCAAGCGTTGGTGCTTTAAAAGCATACCTGACATCCGTAAAAGACGGTAGCAATCCAAGGGATAACAACATGATCCGTTCCTTAAACTTTGATTATTCCGGACCAATCGACGGTCACGATATCCCATTGTTAATTAAAGAACTGATCCGATTAAAAGATAAAAAGGGACCCAAATTCCTGCATATTACCACCACAAAAGGAAAAGGACTCGAACAGGCCGAAAAAGACCAGGTTCGTTATCACGCTCCAGGTAAATTCGACAAAACTACCGGAGAGATTATTCCTCGTCCGGAGGAAAATCTACCACCAAAATTCCAGGATGTCTTCGGTTTGACCTTAGTGGAACTGGCGCGTCAAAACGAACGTATTATCGGGATTACGCCGGCTATGCCCACCGGTTCGTCTCTTAAATTTATGATGGACGAAATTCCGGATCGCGCCTTCGATGTAGGGATCGCCGAACAACATGCCGTAACACTGGCTGCCGGAATGACCACTCAGGGAATGGTTGTCTTTTGTAATATCTATTCCACTTTTCTGCAACGTGCCTACGATCAGGTCATTCACGATGTAGCTTTACAGAATTTACCCGTTATATTCTGTCTGGACCGAGCCGGCCTGGTTGGAGAAGATGGCGCCACACATCAGGGTGTATTTGATATTACTTACCTAAACTGTATACCCAATCTGATTTTATTTGCCCCTATAAATGAAATCGAACTCCGAAACGGTATGTATACCGCACAATTAGGACTGGATCATCCGATAGCGATACGTTATCCGAGAGGAAGAGGTTATATTCAGAACTGGCAACTTCCGTTCGAAAAAATCGAAATCGGAAAAGCCCGAAGACTTTCGAAAGGCCGTAAAATTGCCATTCTATCGACCGGAACTATTGGAAACAATGTACTACAGGCTTTGGAACAAACCGAAAACCGGGATTTGTTTTCCCACTATCATTTTCCGTTTATAAAACCACTGGACATTGATACACTAAAAGAAATCTGTAACAGTCATGAACAACTGATCACGATAGAAGACGGATCGGTACTCGGTGGTTTTGGAAGTACTATAGCTACTTTTATGAGTATTCATTACACCGGGTTAAGTGTTAAAATACTGGGCATTCCGGACGAATTTATCGAGCACGGCACAGTTATTGAGCAGCAAAGAAAATGCAAAATTGATATTAACAGTCTGATAACTATTTTTTCAAGTTACTGA
- a CDS encoding nucleoside deaminase — protein MENIFTDDYFMKKALQEAEIAFEKGEIPVGAIVVVDNRVIARSHNLTELLNDVTAHAEMQSITAAANFLGGKYLKDCTLYVTLEPCQMCAGALYWSQISKVVYGAYDAHRGYRKMGAQLHPKTTVVTGVMEQECGALMKAFFQKRR, from the coding sequence ATGGAAAACATTTTCACGGACGATTATTTTATGAAAAAGGCACTCCAGGAAGCGGAGATTGCTTTCGAAAAAGGAGAAATTCCGGTTGGTGCCATTGTGGTTGTCGACAATCGGGTCATTGCCAGAAGTCACAATCTGACGGAGTTGTTAAACGATGTTACGGCGCATGCCGAAATGCAATCGATTACGGCGGCGGCTAATTTTTTGGGTGGAAAATACCTGAAAGATTGTACGCTTTACGTAACACTGGAGCCGTGTCAGATGTGTGCCGGAGCCTTATATTGGAGTCAGATTTCGAAAGTCGTTTACGGTGCTTACGACGCGCATCGTGGCTATCGTAAAATGGGAGCGCAATTGCATCCGAAAACAACAGTGGTAACCGGTGTTATGGAACAGGAGTGCGGGGCTTTAATGAAGGCTTTCTTTCAGAAAAGACGCTGA
- a CDS encoding ribonuclease E/G, which produces MYQVNKELIIRSSSEAVDFALLKDGKLIELHREEGEKNGFQVGDIFIAKIRKPVAGLNAAFVNVGFEKDAFLHYHDLGPNLSSLMKFIKLVSAGKIKDFSLKNFPFEPEIDKDGAISDVLSANQSILVQVVKEPISTKGPRISSELSLAGRYVVLVPFSDRISISQKIESKEEKDRLKRLVQSIKPKGFGVIVRTVAEGKKVAELDKDLQNLLDKWTTMCKRIPTAHHPSKVLGELNRASSILRDVFNDTFTGIHIDDEDLYYQTKEYLQEIAPAKVSIVKHYQSKELPLFEKYNIERQIKTSFGRTVSMSKGAYLIIEHTEALHVIDVNSGNRSNKAQNQEDTALEVNLIAAAEIARQLRLRDMGGIIVIDFIDMSNPDNRKVLYDFLREEMSDDKAKHKILPPSKFGLIQITRQRVRPEVNIKTREENPNNENGEIEAPILIIDKISADLERIFKDHKKVVLNAHPFVAAYITKGFPSLRSKWFFEHKKWVKVIPRDAYTYLEYHFFDKDGSEIK; this is translated from the coding sequence ATGTACCAAGTGAACAAGGAATTAATTATCCGATCCAGTTCAGAAGCGGTAGATTTTGCCTTATTAAAAGATGGAAAACTAATTGAATTACACAGAGAAGAAGGCGAAAAAAACGGCTTTCAGGTAGGTGATATTTTTATTGCCAAGATCCGAAAACCGGTAGCAGGATTGAATGCGGCCTTTGTAAATGTAGGCTTCGAAAAAGATGCCTTTTTACATTATCATGATTTAGGTCCAAACCTATCTTCTCTAATGAAATTCATTAAACTTGTAAGCGCAGGTAAAATAAAAGATTTCTCCCTAAAAAACTTTCCTTTTGAACCTGAAATCGACAAGGATGGCGCAATATCCGACGTGTTAAGTGCCAATCAGTCAATTTTAGTTCAAGTAGTTAAAGAACCGATATCTACCAAAGGGCCACGAATAAGTTCCGAACTTTCACTGGCCGGGCGATATGTTGTTTTAGTTCCTTTTTCGGATCGCATCTCGATTTCACAAAAAATCGAATCGAAAGAAGAAAAAGACCGATTAAAACGTTTGGTTCAATCTATCAAACCAAAAGGATTTGGTGTTATTGTCAGAACAGTAGCAGAAGGCAAAAAAGTAGCTGAACTCGACAAAGACTTACAGAATTTGCTGGACAAATGGACCACAATGTGTAAGCGAATCCCTACAGCGCATCATCCTTCAAAAGTATTAGGCGAACTCAACCGAGCGTCCTCAATACTACGCGATGTCTTTAATGATACCTTTACCGGTATTCATATTGATGATGAGGATCTGTATTATCAAACGAAGGAGTATTTGCAAGAAATAGCTCCTGCTAAAGTATCTATTGTTAAGCATTATCAATCGAAAGAGTTACCTCTTTTTGAGAAATACAACATAGAGCGACAAATTAAGACGTCATTTGGAAGAACGGTATCTATGAGCAAAGGAGCTTACTTAATCATAGAACACACCGAGGCTTTACATGTAATCGACGTCAACAGCGGTAACCGCTCCAACAAAGCGCAAAACCAGGAAGACACTGCCTTAGAAGTAAATCTGATTGCTGCGGCCGAAATAGCCCGACAATTACGATTACGCGACATGGGTGGTATTATTGTAATCGATTTTATCGACATGTCAAATCCTGACAACCGTAAAGTGCTCTACGATTTCTTACGAGAGGAAATGAGCGATGACAAAGCAAAACATAAAATCTTGCCTCCTAGCAAATTTGGATTAATTCAAATTACTAGACAAAGAGTCAGACCCGAAGTTAATATCAAAACAAGAGAAGAAAACCCGAATAATGAAAACGGGGAAATTGAAGCTCCTATCCTGATTATTGATAAAATATCGGCTGATCTAGAACGAATTTTTAAGGATCACAAAAAAGTGGTTCTGAATGCGCATCCCTTTGTGGCTGCGTATATAACTAAAGGTTTTCCATCATTACGTTCAAAATGGTTTTTTGAACATAAAAAATGGGTGAAAGTTATACCTCGTGACGCTTACACGTACTTAGAATATCACTTCTTCGACAAAGATGGAAGTGAAATTAAATAA
- a CDS encoding HU family DNA-binding protein: MTKADIVAKISEKLGLEKGDVQATVESFMDEVKNSLETGDNVYLRGFGSFIIKTRAEKTGRNISKNTTIKIPAHNIPAFKPAKVFVDGVKTNTEVKVN; this comes from the coding sequence ATGACGAAAGCAGACATCGTAGCGAAAATTTCCGAGAAATTGGGTCTAGAAAAAGGAGATGTACAAGCAACAGTTGAGTCTTTTATGGACGAAGTAAAAAACTCATTAGAAACTGGTGACAACGTATACTTAAGAGGTTTTGGTAGCTTTATCATCAAAACAAGAGCTGAGAAAACCGGTAGAAACATCTCTAAAAACACTACAATTAAGATTCCTGCCCACAACATCCCGGCTTTCAAACCAGCAAAAGTTTTTGTTGATGGCGTGAAAACGAATACTGAAGTAAAAGTTAACTAA
- the mutY gene encoding A/G-specific adenine glycosylase translates to MDFSNSLIQWYLRSKRDLPWRKTADPYRIWLSEIMLQQTRVAQGLPYFLAFVDAFPTVFDLANADEEKVLKLWQGLGYYSRARNLHATAQYIAQERNGVFPENYEGLLKLKGVGEYTAAAIASISYGEPVPVVDGNVFRVLARYFDVETDIAAPAAKKEFKALAAELLPVDKASLFNQAMMEFGALQCVPKNPDCASCVFNDSCAALQKKKVDRLPVKLKKTKITNRYLNYILFVDPSGNTIVQKRQDKGIWFGLYEFPLVETMTDIHRDAMPEQLVKSVTIPDGGRLQEFRLLNEKQILHKLSHQHLHIYFWELKTADIMSGSLSWSDVQKLPFPIVIYNFITEYVKNK, encoded by the coding sequence ATGGATTTTTCTAACTCGTTAATCCAGTGGTATTTGCGGTCTAAGCGCGATTTGCCATGGCGAAAAACGGCGGATCCCTATCGTATATGGCTGTCAGAAATCATGTTGCAACAAACGCGGGTTGCGCAGGGTTTGCCGTATTTTTTAGCGTTTGTTGACGCTTTTCCAACTGTTTTTGATCTGGCAAATGCCGATGAGGAAAAAGTGCTAAAACTCTGGCAGGGTTTGGGCTACTATTCGAGGGCGCGAAATCTGCACGCTACGGCACAATATATCGCCCAGGAACGAAATGGCGTATTTCCCGAAAATTACGAAGGTCTTTTAAAGTTAAAAGGAGTAGGGGAATATACCGCAGCGGCAATTGCATCTATTTCTTATGGAGAGCCGGTTCCGGTGGTCGATGGGAATGTGTTTCGTGTATTGGCGCGGTATTTTGATGTGGAAACGGATATTGCTGCTCCGGCGGCTAAAAAAGAATTTAAAGCATTGGCGGCCGAATTGTTGCCGGTAGATAAAGCATCGCTGTTTAATCAGGCGATGATGGAATTTGGTGCTTTGCAGTGTGTACCTAAAAATCCCGATTGTGCTTCCTGTGTGTTTAATGACAGTTGTGCGGCCTTGCAAAAAAAGAAAGTGGATCGGTTGCCGGTAAAATTAAAAAAAACAAAAATTACCAATCGCTATCTGAATTATATTTTGTTTGTAGATCCCTCCGGAAATACAATTGTGCAAAAACGACAGGATAAAGGAATCTGGTTCGGATTGTATGAATTTCCGTTGGTCGAAACTATGACCGATATACATCGCGATGCTATGCCGGAACAGCTTGTGAAAAGTGTTACAATTCCGGATGGAGGTCGTTTGCAGGAATTCCGCCTTTTAAATGAAAAACAAATTCTTCACAAGCTTTCGCATCAACATTTGCATATTTATTTTTGGGAATTAAAGACTGCTGATATTATGTCGGGCAGTTTGTCATGGAGTGACGTTCAAAAGCTTCCATTTCCTATTGTGATATATAATTTTATCACAGAGTATGTAAAAAATAAATAG
- a CDS encoding single-stranded DNA-binding protein — protein sequence MNGTVNKVMLIGHLGDDVKMHYFEGGNCIGRFPLATNEVYINKTTNERITSTEWHNLVVRNKAAEICEKYLSKGDKIYVEGRIKSRQWQAEDGTTKYTTEIQVTEFTFLTTKKEIENNKPGFPTSGDTAKPSFEAPGTPMQNDDMPF from the coding sequence ATGAACGGAACGGTAAATAAAGTCATGTTAATTGGACATTTGGGAGATGATGTGAAAATGCATTATTTCGAAGGAGGTAATTGTATTGGACGTTTTCCTCTAGCAACCAATGAGGTGTATATTAATAAGACAACAAACGAAAGAATCACTTCCACAGAATGGCATAATCTTGTGGTGCGCAATAAAGCGGCTGAAATATGCGAAAAATATCTTTCGAAAGGAGATAAAATTTATGTGGAAGGTCGTATCAAATCCAGACAATGGCAAGCCGAAGACGGTACTACGAAGTACACTACCGAAATCCAGGTGACCGAGTTTACCTTTTTAACAACGAAAAAGGAAATCGAAAACAATAAACCAGGTTTTCCGACTTCGGGTGATACCGCTAAACCATCATTTGAGGCACCGGGCACGCCGATGCAAAATGATGATATGCCGTTTTAA